The following are encoded together in the Methanobrevibacter sp. genome:
- a CDS encoding glycosyltransferase, which produces MKILVVQESDWLKRNPHQQHHLMDRMVLRGHEVKVIDYPIDWPKEDPEGLIFHREVHDNVFKVKPEADIQVIRPSFIKKPVLNYMSLYFTHEKEIKRQIEEFKPDLIMGLGLLNAYSGSKLAKKHNIPFVYYLIDVLYALIPEKTFQSFGKKINMKAIERSDLVITINQKLKELAIDLGANPNETILIDAGIDLNDFDPQLDDSNIKMMYNIDKNDTVLFFMGWIYEFAGMKELAIELGKNKEKYPNMKILIVGDGDAYDKMVQIKEEYELGDQLILTGKQPYDKIPEFLASADFCLLPAYIDEEIMQDIVPIKLYEYLAMEKVVIATELPGISKEFGYGNGIEYVQKAEEVLETAQKILDEGRYDEISKKGREYVKSNDWEAITDKFEKALEDLIK; this is translated from the coding sequence ATGAAAATATTGGTAGTTCAGGAATCAGACTGGTTAAAGAGAAATCCACATCAACAGCACCATTTAATGGACAGGATGGTGCTCAGAGGACATGAAGTGAAGGTAATCGATTATCCTATTGATTGGCCAAAGGAAGACCCTGAAGGATTAATTTTCCATAGGGAAGTTCATGATAACGTATTCAAGGTAAAGCCGGAAGCGGATATACAAGTGATCAGACCTTCCTTCATCAAAAAACCGGTATTGAACTACATGTCCCTATATTTCACCCATGAAAAGGAAATCAAAAGGCAGATAGAAGAGTTCAAGCCAGACCTAATAATGGGTTTGGGATTGCTTAATGCATATTCAGGTTCGAAACTTGCCAAAAAGCACAATATTCCATTTGTATACTACCTGATTGATGTTCTCTATGCACTCATTCCAGAAAAGACATTCCAGTCATTTGGAAAGAAAATTAACATGAAAGCCATAGAACGTTCTGACCTTGTGATTACAATCAATCAAAAGCTTAAAGAACTGGCAATTGATTTAGGTGCCAATCCAAATGAAACCATTTTAATTGATGCTGGAATTGATTTAAATGACTTTGACCCTCAACTTGATGATTCCAATATAAAAATGATGTATAACATAGATAAAAATGATACAGTTCTCTTCTTTATGGGCTGGATCTATGAGTTTGCAGGGATGAAGGAACTGGCAATCGAGCTTGGAAAGAACAAGGAAAAGTATCCGAACATGAAGATTCTTATTGTAGGTGATGGTGATGCCTATGATAAGATGGTTCAAATAAAAGAAGAATACGAACTTGGAGATCAATTGATTCTTACAGGAAAGCAGCCTTATGATAAGATTCCTGAATTTTTGGCATCTGCAGACTTTTGCCTTCTTCCAGCATATATTGACGAAGAGATAATGCAGGATATTGTTCCAATCAAGCTTTATGAGTATTTGGCTATGGAAAAGGTTGTTATAGCGACTGAACTTCCTGGAATTTCCAAAGAGTTTGGCTATGGAAATGGAATAGAATATGTCCAAAAGGCAGAGGAAGTTTTGGAAACTGCTCAAAAGATATTGGATGAAGGAAGATATGATGAGATTTCCAAAAAAGGAAGAGAATATGTCAAGTCAAATGATTGGGAAGCAATTACCGATAAATTTGAAAAAGCTTTAGAGGATTTGATTAAATAA
- a CDS encoding MGMT family protein, protein MARKSFNEKLNDSKDMPKVIKITDEKSIERYGGENMLIAPPLEYNEIMAKIPEGKIITITEIREFLAKKYGAEFTCPMTAGIFISLAAQASEERENDKIAFWRTLKKDGELNPKYPGGVEYQKEMLEAEGHNFITKGRKNIRYFVENYEDKLFSLE, encoded by the coding sequence ATGGCTAGAAAAAGCTTTAATGAAAAACTTAATGATTCAAAAGATATGCCGAAAGTTATAAAGATTACTGATGAAAAGTCTATTGAACGCTATGGTGGGGAGAATATGTTAATTGCTCCTCCATTGGAATATAATGAGATTATGGCTAAAATTCCTGAAGGAAAGATCATTACAATTACTGAAATAAGGGAATTTTTGGCAAAGAAATATGGTGCTGAATTCACTTGTCCCATGACTGCAGGAATTTTCATTTCATTAGCGGCTCAAGCAAGCGAAGAGAGGGAAAACGATAAGATAGCATTTTGGAGAACTCTTAAAAAGGATGGTGAATTGAATCCAAAATATCCTGGTGGAGTGGAATACCAAAAGGAAATGCTTGAAGCAGAAGGTCATAATTTCATTACAAAAGGAAGAAAGAACATCAGATACTTTGTTGAAAATTATGAAGATAAATTATTTAGTTTAGAATAA